A region of the Bacillus sp. NP247 genome:
CAGCGTCATAAAACATTAAAATCTAACTTTGCTCGTGAGCTTGAGCAAGCACGTTATTTCGTTAGTAAAAGATCAAAGCAAGCTATCATCGCACAAGAAGCAGGAGAATTACAATTGCATGAACGCGCATTAGAGGAAGTAGCGTATTATGAAGGGCAAGTAACTCGCTTAGAAGAAATGTATGCTGGCGTTGTAGAGCAAATTGATGAGTTAGAGCGTCGTCTTTCAGAAATGAAAAATAAATTAAAAGAAATGAACGCAAAGCGTATGGAATTAATGGCACGTGAAAATATGGCACATGCAAACCGCCGTATGAATACTGCTATTCATAAAATGGATGAAAATAATCCGTTTTTACGATTCGAAGAAATTGAAGATCACATTCGTGACATAGAGCTGCGTATAAATGAAGAGCATGAGCGTGATACATTTGATATGAAAATTGCAAAACTAGAGCATGAAATGAAAGAGAAAAATGAAGTATCGTTAACGAAAGAAGTAACAAAATAATTGTAGTATATAATAAAACAGGCTTATGATATAGTGATAGAAGAAAAGGTGTTGGAAAGCAATGCCTTTTCTTCTATGTATATGTGACAAGGAGGGGGGAGCTGAAATGAAGAAGCAATTTTCAAAAACACAATTAATGGGGATGCTCCTCATCATATTTGGATTCGGTCTTTTTCTTGATATGATACTTGGACATTTTGAACCAGGTGGTCTAATTTTTGCATTTATTATGATTATGTTTGGAAGACATTATCGAAAGAAGAACCGTTATGTAAGAGGGAATGTATTTTTATTTGTCGGTGGTATTGTATTCTTATTCTTCTTATTTTCATCAGCAGCATTCGTACTTGTTGTGTTTGCTTGTTTAGCTTTAATTGGTTATCAACTTATCCAACAAGGACATCAGCAAAAAGCAATGAAAGTTGAAATTAAAGAAAAGGGATATATAGATGAAGAAAAACAAATATATCGTACAGAACCGTATATAAAAAATATGTTTGTAGGTAATGTCCGGATGATGGATCATATTTATGAACTTGAGGATATTAACGTCCAATATGGTGCTTGTGATGT
Encoded here:
- a CDS encoding PspA/IM30 family protein produces the protein MKQSLFGRVRDAILADFHNVLDEKERKNPIAMLNQYLRDSEREITKIEKLIQRHKTLKSNFARELEQARYFVSKRSKQAIIAQEAGELQLHERALEEVAYYEGQVTRLEEMYAGVVEQIDELERRLSEMKNKLKEMNAKRMELMARENMAHANRRMNTAIHKMDENNPFLRFEEIEDHIRDIELRINEEHERDTFDMKIAKLEHEMKEKNEVSLTKEVTK
- the liaF gene encoding cell wall-active antibiotics response protein LiaF, yielding MKKQFSKTQLMGMLLIIFGFGLFLDMILGHFEPGGLIFAFIMIMFGRHYRKKNRYVRGNVFLFVGGIVFLFFLFSSAAFVLVVFACLALIGYQLIQQGHQQKAMKVEIKEKGYIDEEKQIYRTEPYIKNMFVGNVRMMDHIYELEDINVQYGACDVEIDLTTAMIPEGETVIVIRGVIGNIRLYVPYDIELSLNHSVIVGRVLLPGHEETGFNRNVTFRTEQYKEAPRRIKIISSLVVGDTEVRKV